A genome region from Nymphalis io chromosome Z, ilAglIoxx1.1, whole genome shotgun sequence includes the following:
- the LOC126780304 gene encoding uncharacterized protein LOC126780304: MSRILYVLLGLAGVMSIPVDEPIRIDLPVYDQPRSASNVPLTQPLEPENHPVSNTNNDKSSAGNLLTKGPVFNILGNKISPEYPVVGSVNDAGFFSPPVTKLESALLETEGYGSKTLSIKENAQNIVAGFLQPKPIVDTIREEDKYGNDGDKFRNAGRAIVGGAEGISNFFNSILEVPSKIIRSITRAASEKLNNLGGKLIGL; the protein is encoded by the exons ATGTCAAGAATTCTATATGTATTACTGGGCCTAGCAGGGGTCATgtcgatacctgtggatgaacCAATTCGAATCGACTTGCCAGTTTACGACCAACCGCGATCAGCTTCAAATGTTCCATTAACACAACCTTTAGAACCAGAGAATCACCCTGTTTCCAATACAAACAATGACAAATCATCTGCTGGAAATCTTTTAACAAAAGGACCGGTGTTCAACATATTGGGTAACAAAATTAGCCCAGAATATCCAGTC GTTGGATCTGTAAATGACGCCGGATTTTTTTCACCTCCTGTTACAAAACTGGAAAGCGCCTTGTTAGAAACTGAAGGTTATGGTAGCAAAACATTGTCGATTAAAGAAAATGCACAGAATATTGTAGCCGGCTTTCTTCAG ccTAAGCCCATAGTGGATACGATCAGGGAAGAAGACAAGTATGGAAACGATGGAGATAAATTTCGTAACGCTGGTCGAGCTATTGTTGGAGGTGCTGAAGGAATTTCGAATTTTTTCAATTCCATTCTGGAG GTTCctagtaaaataataagaagCATCACACGCGCTGCTTCAGAGAAGTTAAACAATCTTGGTGGTAAATTGATAGGTTTATAG